One window of the Puntigrus tetrazona isolate hp1 chromosome 13, ASM1883169v1, whole genome shotgun sequence genome contains the following:
- the memo1 gene encoding protein MEMO1 codes for MSNRMVCREASHAGSWYTASGSQLNAQLEGWLSQAQSTAGPARAIIAPHAGYTYCGACAAHAYKQVDPSITRRVFILGPSHHVPLSRCALSPAEVYRTPLYDLRIDQKVYADLWKTGMFERMSLQTDEDEHSIEMHLPYTAKAMESHKDEFSIVPVLVGALSESKEQEYGKLLSKYLADPSNLFIISSDFCHWGQRFRYTYYDESQGEIYRSIEHLDKMGMGIIEQLDPISFSNYLKKYHNTICGRHPIGVLLNAVAELKKNGIDMNFSFLNYAQSSQCRNWSDSSVSYAAGALVVH; via the exons ATGTCGAACCGGATGGTGTGCAGAGAAGCGAGCCACGCCGGCAGCTGGTACACGGCCTCAG GATCCCAGCTTAACGCACAACTCGAGGGCTGGTTATCTCAAGCACAATCTACAGCCGGTCCTGCTAGAGCCATAATAGCACC GCACGCTGGCTACACTTACTGCGGTGCGTGTGCCGCCCACGCCTACAAGCAGGTGGACCCCTCCATCAC TCGGAGGGTGTTCATTCTTGGCCCCTCTCACCATGTGCCGCTGTCTCGCTGTGCCCTCTCCCCCGCCGAGGTCTACAGAACGCCACTGTATGACCTGAGGATCGACCAGAAGG TTTACGCTGATCTGTGGAAAACGGGCATGTTTGAGAGGATGAGTCTGCAGACAGATGAGGACGAACACAGCATTGAGATGCACCTGCCTTATACCGCTaaagccatggagag ccatAAAGATGAGTTCAGCATCGTCCCTGTGCTGGTGGGAGCTCTAAGTGAATCTAAAGAGCAGGAATATGGCAAGCTGCTTAGCAAATACCTGGCTGATCCTTCTAATCTTTTCATCATCTCCTCTGACTTCTGCCACTGGG GTCAACGTTTCCGTTACACCTACTACGATGAAAGTCAAGGGGAGATCTACAGATCTATCGAGCACCTTGACAAAATG gGAATGGGAATTATAGAACAGTTGGACCCCATCTCCTTTAGCAATTATTTGAAGAAATATCATAATACTATTTGTGGTCGCCATCCCATCGGCGTTCTTCTAAAT GCTGTGGCGGAACTGAAAAAGAACGGCATAGACATGAACTTCTCTTTCCTGAACTATGCGCAGTCGAGCCAGTGCAGAAACTGGTCGGACAGCTCTGTGAGTTACGCTGCTGGAGCTCTCGTCGTTCATTGA
- the mkks gene encoding McKusick-Kaufman/Bardet-Biedl syndromes putative chaperonin, translating into MSRICKKKPAVCTDEPLSNSTICQKMALLRNIFCTAYGPTGRLKQIHNHIGGHVLTTSTSSALLKRVDMSEPLLKMISTAVQHHTARYSDSGLFMGILMLRLIENTQKYNLRTAAAAKVYKHIVEECNVYLKGDSCGCKVPVDFSRCDSFIALARSMIASKPACMLNSKEAQHISSLIAQAFLYSIPCNSSGVTCFGRTVTIGIEGLSVSDSSIFPGLLVDVPELMDLKRLGSGPFKAVVFNVSLSGDISEFEDVVLEIHRGVDPERDLLLLLLKLGEQVVKDKVRLFACQKVVHPILQHYLRKHGVIVIERLGLALIEPFVQITGAQAVASLYSSVPAEAYGIVKGLCFQSCGSRELLQLLPSKDAAVSTMVLCHRNETMLEELKMTCQRAEHVLRLTLREPYALLGGGCTETLLATHITHMNQSKAATIAAALCISQSEFLMAIKAFCSSLQSVALSLEHDGQDCLIDLTYAHRWVSDTYSKTCGCGLVEDRSDLEKTLLNTACHTFSPVSLEHTDNQPRILDSFSAKLNALNVAVEMANFVLDVKYIIKDIN; encoded by the exons ATGTCTCGCATTTGTAAGAAGAAACCTGCTGTGTGCACAGATGAGCCACTTTCCAACAGTACCATCTGCCAAAAGATGGCTCTGTTGAGAAATATATTCTGTACTGCCTACGGACCTACTGGCAGACTGAAACAAATACACAACCATATTGGAGGCCATGTCTTGACGACGTCAACCTCTTCAGCCCTGCTCAAACGAGTGGATATGTCTGAGCCGCTTCTCAAAATGATCTCAACTGCTGTTCAACATCACACTGCACGGTACAGTGACTCTGGGCTGTTTATGGGGATTTTGATGCTCAGACTTATCGAAAATACTCAAAAATATAACCTCAGGACAGCTGCAGCAGCCAAGGTATACAAACACATTGTGGAAGAATGCAATGTGTATCTTAAAGGAGACTCTTGTGGTTGCAAGGTGCCAGTAGACTTCAGCAGATGTGATTCATTCATTGCACTGGCCCGCAGCATGATCGCCAGCAAACCAGCCTGTATGTTGAATAGCAAGGAAGCACAGCATATCAGTTCACTGATCGCGCAGGCCTTCTTGTATTCCATCCCTTGCAACTCTTCCGGTGTGACCTGCTTTGGCAGGACAGTCACCATCGGCATCGAGGGCCTGTCTGTGAGTGATTCTTCTATTTTCCCAGGACTGCTGGTGGATGTCCCTGAGTTAATGGATCTTAAGAGACTGGGATCTGGTCCATTTAAGGCAGTGGTTTTCAATGTGTCATTGTCAGGCGATATCTCTGAGTTTGAGGATGTGGTTTTGGAGATCCATAGGGGAGTGGACCCAGAGCGTGATCTCCTTCTGCTGCTCCTGAAACTTGGGGAACAAGTTGTTAAGGACAAAGTGAGATTATTTGCATGCCAAAAAGTAGTACATCCTATTCTGCAACACTACTTGAGGAAACACGGAGTGATCGTCATAGAGAGGCTTGGACTAGCTCTGATCGAACCATTTGTCCAAATAACAG gTGCTCAGGCTGTTGCTTCTCTTTACTCTTCAGTCCCGGCGGAAGCTTACGGGATTGTTAAAGGACTCTGTTTCCAGTCATGTGGATCCAGAGAGCTGCTCCAGCTCCTTCCTTCTAAAGATGCTGCTGTTAGCACAATGGTTCTCTGCCACAGAAATGAAACCATGCTGGAAGAACTGAAG ATGACATGCCAAAGAGCAGAACATGTGTTGCGACTGACTCTGAGGGAGCCCTACGCCCTGCTAGGAGGAGGCTGCACAGAGACGCTGCTGGCCACCCACATCACACACATG AATCAATCCAAAGCCGCAACAATAGCTGCAGCTCTGTGCATCTCTCAGTCTGAGTTCCTCATGGCAATCAAGGCGTTCTGCAGCTCTCTGCAATCCGTGGCTCTTTCCTTAGAGCATGATGGACAGGACTGTCTCATTGACTTGACATATGCTCATCGCTGGGTGTCAGATACATACTCCAAAACCTGTGGCTGTGGCCTGGTGGAGGACAGATCCGACCTGGAGAAGACCCTTCTAAATACAGCTTGCCACACTTTCTCTCCTGTTTCCCTGGAACACACTGACAATCAGCCAAGAATATTAGATTCATTTTCTGCCAAGCTCAATGCTTTGAATGTGGCCGTCGAGATGGCTAATTTTGTTCttgatgtaaaatatataattaaggATATCAATTAA
- the srd5a2b gene encoding 3-oxo-5-alpha-steroid 4-dehydrogenase 2b: MQCQELLVRGLSLAMILGGVMHFICLMKSHAAYGRYVDTSGSSMMVPARLAWFLQELPALLVPLILMLTTDGNNGTGRHLMLGTFCLHYFQRSCIYSLLTKGRPYPLNIMLLGMVFCSVNGFLQAHYLLHCATYHNTWFSEACLLTGLIIFFMGMGINIHSDHILRSLRKPGEISYKIPRGGLFEYVSGANFFGEIVEWLGYAVATWSLPTFAFAFFTICFIGPRAYHHHRFYNEKFKDFPRSRRSLIPFIF; this comes from the exons ATGCAGTGCCAGGAGCTTCTCGTGAGGGGCCTGAGCTTGGCCATGATCTTGGGTGgggtaatgcattttatatgtcTCATGAAATCTCACGCTGCCTATGGCCGCTACGTGGACACCTCGGGCAGCTCCATGATGGTGCCTGCAAGGCTCGCCTGGTTCCTTCAGGAGCTTCCCGCTCTGCTGGTGCCCCTTATTTTGATGCTGACCACCGATGGAAACAACGGCACTGGGAGACACCTGATGCTCGGGACCTTCTGCCTGCACTACTTCCAGAG GAGCTGCATCTACTCCCTGCTGACCAAAGGGCGGCCGTATCCGCTTAACATCATGCTGTTAGGGATGGTGTTTTGCTCTGTTAATGGCTTCCTGCAAGCACACTATCTGCTGCACTGTGCTACATATCACAATACATGGTTTTCTGAGGCCTGTTTACTAACCG GtctgattatattttttatgggAATGGGAATCAATATTCACAGCGACCACATTCTTCGCAGCCTGAGAAAACCTGGAGAAATTTCCTATAAAATCCCGAGAG GAGGTTTGTTTGAGTATGTGTCTGGAGCAAATTTCTTCGGGGAGATTGTGGAGTGGCTGGGCTACGCTGTTGCAACCTGGTCTTTACCCACATTTGCCTTTGCTTTTTTCACGATTTGCTTCATAGGCCCGAGAGCCTATCACCATCACAG GTTCTATAATGAAAAATTCAAAGATTTCCCCAGATCAAGAAGATCTCTCATACCCTTCATCTTCTAA